Proteins from one Mycobacterium adipatum genomic window:
- a CDS encoding L,D-transpeptidase, protein MPQTGCLPALRSTTHWLRTIVLAVVVLLIATACTSSPAATPTSDVITDKGTPYADLLVPKREASVTDGAIGVAVDSPITVSAGDGVLGDVSLINEAGALVDGQVSPDGVTWSSAEPLGYNKKYTLQAHAQGLGGTTSTSATFETHSPENLTMPYVLPNDGETVGVGQPIAVRFDENITNRVAAQQAITVTTNPPVEGAFYWLSNREVRWRPAEYWEPGTKVEVSVKAYGVDFGDGLFGQDDVTTRFTIGDQIIATADDATKMMTVRRNGEVVKTMPLSMGKTTTPTDNGAYIIGDRYSFLVMDSSTYGVPVNSPDGYRTEVEWATQMSYSGIYVHSAPWSVGSQGIANVSHGCLNVNPTNARWFYDNTRRGDIVEVINTTGPTLSGTDGLGDWNIPWEQWKTGNANL, encoded by the coding sequence ATGCCGCAGACAGGCTGCCTTCCAGCGTTGCGATCGACGACGCACTGGCTGCGCACGATCGTCCTCGCGGTGGTGGTGCTGCTGATCGCGACCGCCTGCACCTCGTCCCCGGCGGCGACGCCCACGTCCGACGTCATCACCGACAAGGGCACGCCCTACGCAGACTTGCTCGTACCGAAACGGGAAGCGTCCGTCACTGATGGTGCTATCGGCGTCGCTGTCGATTCCCCCATCACCGTTTCCGCCGGCGACGGTGTTCTCGGCGACGTGTCGCTGATCAACGAGGCGGGCGCACTTGTTGATGGGCAAGTAAGCCCCGACGGCGTTACCTGGTCCTCGGCGGAGCCGCTGGGTTACAACAAGAAGTACACGTTGCAGGCGCACGCACAAGGACTTGGCGGAACCACAAGCACCAGCGCAACATTCGAAACACATTCCCCTGAAAACCTGACGATGCCCTACGTCTTGCCCAATGACGGCGAGACGGTGGGCGTGGGTCAACCCATTGCGGTTCGCTTCGACGAAAACATCACGAACCGGGTTGCGGCGCAGCAGGCGATCACTGTGACCACGAACCCACCGGTTGAGGGCGCCTTCTACTGGCTCAGCAATCGCGAGGTTCGCTGGCGGCCCGCCGAGTACTGGGAGCCCGGCACGAAGGTTGAGGTGTCAGTCAAGGCTTACGGTGTCGACTTCGGCGACGGGCTGTTCGGCCAGGATGACGTCACCACGCGCTTCACCATCGGCGACCAGATCATCGCCACCGCCGATGACGCCACGAAGATGATGACCGTGCGGCGCAACGGCGAAGTCGTCAAAACCATGCCCCTCTCCATGGGCAAAACCACAACGCCCACCGACAACGGCGCCTACATCATCGGCGACCGCTACTCATTCCTGGTGATGGATTCGTCCACCTACGGAGTCCCCGTCAACTCACCCGACGGGTACCGCACCGAAGTCGAATGGGCCACCCAAATGTCATACAGCGGCATCTACGTGCACTCGGCCCCATGGTCGGTGGGTAGCCAAGGCATCGCCAATGTCAGCCACGGGTGCCTCAACGTCAATCCAACCAATGCCCGCTGGTTCTACGACAACACCCGACGCGGCGACATCGTGGAAGTGATCAACACGACCGGCCCAACCCTGTCAGGAACCGACGGTCTCGGCGACTGGAACATCCCCTGGGAGCAATGGAAGACCGGAAACGCCAACCTCTGA
- a CDS encoding alpha/beta fold hydrolase — translation MAMRTLHVGDDGWPLMGEVLGRGELIIMLHGGGPDHYSMRPLADRLAGRYCVALPDIRGYGASRCPDPTLHRWDQYVTDTIAIMHALDATSTHLVGAGLGGTIALRTCLQHPQLTRSAVVISAEAIEDDQDKAADAELMDRFADRARSRGLQAAWELFFPHLQPLIVNLVTEALPRTDAQSAAAAAAIGHDRAFAVVEELRRIDTPTLIIAGDDPRHPTQLARTLADVLPHGVLAEATMSDRLVAADDLAHAFGPEIELFLATTLDPDT, via the coding sequence ATGGCGATGCGCACGTTGCACGTCGGGGATGACGGCTGGCCGCTCATGGGCGAGGTCCTCGGCCGCGGCGAGCTGATCATCATGCTGCACGGCGGTGGGCCCGATCACTACAGCATGCGGCCGCTTGCCGACCGACTTGCAGGCCGGTATTGCGTTGCGCTGCCGGACATTCGAGGATATGGAGCATCGCGATGCCCCGACCCGACGTTGCACCGCTGGGATCAGTACGTCACCGACACCATCGCGATCATGCACGCGCTCGACGCCACGTCCACCCACCTTGTCGGCGCCGGCCTCGGCGGCACGATCGCCTTGCGGACATGCCTCCAACACCCGCAACTCACCCGGTCGGCTGTCGTCATCAGCGCTGAAGCCATCGAGGACGACCAGGACAAAGCCGCAGACGCAGAGCTGATGGACCGCTTCGCCGATCGCGCCCGTTCCCGCGGCCTACAAGCCGCCTGGGAGCTGTTTTTTCCTCATCTTCAGCCACTCATTGTCAACCTCGTCACCGAGGCCTTACCCCGCACTGACGCCCAAAGCGCGGCTGCTGCAGCGGCAATCGGTCACGACCGCGCCTTCGCCGTAGTCGAGGAACTCCGGCGCATCGACACCCCGACGCTCATCATCGCCGGCGATGACCCACGTCACCCCACGCAGCTCGCACGCACTCTCGCCGACGTCCTGCCGCACGGAGTGCTCGCCGAGGCCACAATGTCCGACCGGTTGGTCGCCGCTGACGACCTGGCGCACGCCTTCGGCCCGGAGATCGAACTATTCCTCGCCACCACGTTGGACCCGGATACCTAG
- a CDS encoding heavy-metal-associated domain-containing protein: MSTITYAVTGMTCGHCELSVQEEVSEVAGVQDVEVSATTGTLIVTSSGPVDDTQILRAVDEAGYSAVRVA, translated from the coding sequence ATGAGCACGATCACGTACGCCGTCACAGGAATGACCTGCGGGCACTGCGAGCTGTCAGTGCAGGAAGAAGTCAGCGAGGTTGCCGGTGTTCAAGACGTCGAGGTCAGCGCCACGACGGGCACTTTGATCGTGACCTCCAGCGGTCCCGTCGATGACACCCAGATCCTGCGTGCGGTCGACGAGGCCGGCTATTCGGCAGTGCGTGTCGCATGA
- a CDS encoding heavy metal-binding domain-containing protein has product MNAAGRLAAFGAGLVVAFTAAYVTAAAVVPDTAVTATQNVGAEPAADHSAPTEQALPVSPLSADPPGLSLAQDGYTLSPVRAPGRPGDRATLSFTIADPSGTPLLDYATVHDKQLHLIIVRSDGQHFAHVHPVLDQATGIWSTPWVWKSAGSYRVFADFQPAQAGSTKLTLTRTVDVAGEFSPSMPVTTRTVDEIAGYTVELDGSLTAGVSTQVTAKITRDGEPVTTLQPYLGAYGHLVALREGDLAYLHVHPEGAEPVGDRTGGPSVSFAATAPTAGRYLLYLDFKVDGTVHTATFVIDAARGDIDQPVTEPSRDAGHAGGH; this is encoded by the coding sequence ATGAACGCCGCGGGACGGTTGGCCGCTTTCGGTGCCGGACTGGTAGTGGCGTTCACGGCTGCGTACGTCACCGCCGCGGCGGTCGTCCCCGACACCGCGGTGACGGCCACTCAGAACGTGGGCGCTGAGCCCGCGGCTGATCACAGCGCCCCAACCGAGCAGGCGTTGCCGGTATCTCCTCTGTCTGCTGATCCGCCAGGGTTGTCGCTCGCCCAAGACGGATACACGCTCAGCCCGGTACGGGCACCCGGCAGGCCTGGCGATCGGGCCACGTTGAGCTTCACCATTGCTGATCCCAGCGGCACGCCGCTGCTGGACTACGCAACCGTGCACGACAAGCAACTGCATCTCATCATCGTCCGCTCCGATGGTCAGCATTTCGCGCACGTACACCCGGTCCTGGATCAGGCAACCGGCATATGGTCGACGCCCTGGGTGTGGAAGTCCGCAGGGAGCTACCGGGTGTTCGCGGACTTTCAACCTGCCCAGGCCGGCAGTACCAAACTCACGCTCACCCGCACAGTCGACGTGGCCGGCGAGTTCTCCCCGTCGATGCCGGTGACCACACGCACCGTGGACGAAATTGCCGGGTACACCGTGGAACTCGACGGTTCGCTCACCGCGGGCGTCTCGACACAAGTCACAGCGAAGATCACCCGTGACGGCGAACCGGTGACCACATTGCAGCCCTACCTGGGCGCATACGGGCACCTCGTCGCGCTACGCGAAGGTGACCTGGCGTACCTGCACGTGCACCCTGAGGGCGCTGAGCCAGTGGGGGACCGCACCGGTGGGCCTTCGGTGTCGTTCGCGGCGACCGCACCCACCGCCGGTCGCTACCTGCTCTACCTCGACTTCAAGGTCGACGGCACCGTGCACACCGCCACGTTCGTCATCGACGCAGCACGCGGCGACATCGATCAACCAGTGACAGAGCCTTCGCGCGACGCCGGCCATGCCGGCGGGCACTGA
- a CDS encoding heavy metal translocating P-type ATPase — protein MTTSTPVSGPSIELRIGGMTCASCANRIERKLNKIDGVAATVNYATEKATVTVPDGYDPALLIAEVESAGYRAVLPTPEKPATPEVTGETDDPDMVALRHRLTGSVLLSVPVIAMAMIPALQFTYWQWASLVLAAPVIVWAAWPFHRAAWTNLRHATATMDTLISLGTLSAFLWSLYALFFGTAGTPGMTHPFELTLAPSHGAANIYLEVAAGVTTFILAGRYFEKRSKRQAGAALRALLEMGAKEVSVLRDGAESKIAVEDLMVGDEFVVRPGEKIATDGVVVTGTSAVDASMLTGESVPVEVGPGDTVVGATVNAGGRLVVRATRIGSDTQLAQMAQLVENAQTGKAQVQRLADRISGVFVPIVLVIAVVTLGAWLGAGFPVAAAFTAAVAVLVIACPCALGLATPTALLVGTGRGAQMGVLIKGPEVLESTRKVDTVVLDKTGTVTTGKMTLVDVVTAQGTERADLLRLAGALENASEHPIAQAIATAATEELGTLPTPEDFANAEGKGVQGVVDGHAVVVGRESLLADWSQHLSPELVQAKTAAQAQGKTVVAVGWDGQARGILIVADTVKFTSAQAISQMRQMGLTPVLLTGDNEAVARQIAAEVGIDTVIAEVMPKDKVDVIARLQSEGKTVAMVGDGVNDAPALAQADLGLAMGTGTDVAIEASDITLVRGDLRSAVDAIRLSRTTLSTIKTNLFWAFAYNVAAIPVAALGMLNPMLAGAAMAFSSVFVVGNSLRLRGFTSTASTPTR, from the coding sequence ATGACGACATCGACACCGGTGTCCGGCCCGAGCATTGAACTACGCATCGGAGGAATGACCTGCGCCTCGTGCGCCAATCGCATCGAACGCAAGCTCAACAAGATCGATGGCGTCGCGGCAACGGTGAACTACGCGACCGAGAAGGCCACCGTCACGGTGCCTGACGGATACGATCCCGCACTACTGATCGCTGAGGTGGAAAGCGCCGGCTACAGGGCCGTGTTACCCACACCGGAGAAGCCCGCGACGCCTGAGGTGACAGGCGAAACTGATGACCCCGACATGGTGGCCCTGCGCCACCGGCTGACCGGTTCGGTGCTGTTGTCGGTGCCGGTCATCGCGATGGCGATGATCCCCGCGCTGCAGTTCACCTACTGGCAGTGGGCATCGTTGGTGCTGGCTGCGCCGGTGATCGTCTGGGCGGCGTGGCCGTTTCACCGCGCCGCCTGGACCAATCTGCGCCACGCCACAGCGACGATGGACACGCTCATCTCCCTGGGTACCTTGTCGGCCTTCCTGTGGTCGCTATATGCGCTGTTCTTCGGGACCGCCGGCACCCCAGGAATGACGCATCCGTTCGAGTTGACACTGGCACCGTCTCACGGCGCCGCCAACATCTACCTCGAAGTCGCCGCCGGGGTAACGACATTCATCCTGGCGGGGCGCTATTTCGAGAAGCGGTCCAAACGGCAGGCCGGGGCAGCGCTGCGCGCCCTTCTGGAGATGGGCGCCAAGGAAGTGTCCGTGCTGCGCGACGGCGCGGAATCAAAGATCGCCGTCGAGGACCTGATGGTGGGCGATGAGTTCGTCGTGCGCCCGGGGGAGAAGATCGCCACCGACGGGGTGGTGGTAACGGGGACATCGGCGGTCGATGCTTCGATGCTGACCGGCGAATCGGTCCCCGTGGAGGTCGGCCCAGGTGACACCGTGGTCGGTGCAACCGTCAACGCCGGCGGGCGGCTGGTGGTGCGCGCCACCCGCATCGGTTCCGACACCCAGCTGGCGCAGATGGCCCAACTGGTGGAGAACGCACAAACCGGCAAAGCCCAGGTCCAGCGGCTGGCCGATCGCATCTCCGGAGTCTTCGTGCCGATCGTCCTGGTGATCGCGGTAGTGACACTCGGCGCGTGGCTGGGCGCGGGCTTCCCGGTCGCGGCGGCCTTCACCGCCGCGGTGGCGGTCCTGGTCATCGCCTGCCCCTGCGCGCTCGGTTTGGCCACACCGACGGCACTGCTGGTGGGCACCGGCCGTGGCGCGCAAATGGGCGTGTTGATCAAGGGCCCGGAGGTGCTGGAGTCCACCCGCAAGGTCGATACCGTGGTGCTGGACAAGACCGGCACCGTCACCACCGGCAAGATGACCCTGGTCGACGTCGTTACCGCCCAGGGAACAGAACGCGCAGACCTGCTCCGGCTGGCCGGCGCATTAGAGAACGCCTCAGAGCACCCGATCGCCCAGGCCATCGCCACCGCCGCCACCGAAGAACTCGGGACGCTACCCACCCCTGAGGATTTCGCCAATGCAGAAGGCAAGGGTGTGCAGGGCGTCGTCGACGGCCACGCCGTCGTCGTGGGGCGCGAATCACTGCTCGCCGACTGGTCCCAACACTTGAGCCCAGAGTTGGTGCAGGCGAAAACAGCAGCGCAAGCGCAGGGCAAGACGGTGGTCGCGGTCGGCTGGGACGGTCAGGCTCGTGGCATACTCATCGTCGCAGATACCGTGAAATTCACCAGTGCCCAGGCAATCTCACAGATGCGCCAGATGGGCCTGACGCCGGTGCTGCTCACCGGGGACAACGAAGCAGTCGCCCGGCAGATCGCCGCAGAGGTCGGCATCGACACCGTGATCGCCGAGGTCATGCCGAAAGACAAAGTCGACGTCATCGCCCGGCTGCAATCCGAGGGCAAGACAGTGGCCATGGTCGGCGATGGCGTCAACGATGCGCCCGCCCTCGCCCAAGCCGACCTCGGCCTGGCCATGGGTACCGGAACCGATGTCGCGATTGAAGCCTCCGACATCACCCTGGTGCGCGGTGACCTGCGCAGCGCCGTCGACGCAATCCGGCTGTCCCGCACAACGCTTTCGACGATCAAGACGAACCTGTTCTGGGCGTTCGCCTACAACGTCGCCGCCATACCGGTCGCAGCACTGGGCATGCTCAACCCCATGCTCGCTGGCGCGGCCATGGCATTCTCCAGCGTTTTCGTCGTGGGCAACAGCCTGCGGTTGCGCGGCTTCACCTCCACCGCCTCTACCCCTACCCGCTAA
- a CDS encoding YHS domain-containing protein, with protein MSDNKNLTSSCCCSGSTQDFDATVINPAATNLLDPATGQATCPVMPGTAVDKAAAEAAGLFRDYRGRRYWFCCKGCGPRFDRDPDNYAGAA; from the coding sequence ATGTCCGACAACAAGAACCTGACGTCGAGCTGCTGCTGCAGCGGCTCAACGCAAGACTTCGACGCGACGGTCATCAATCCTGCGGCCACGAACCTCCTCGACCCCGCAACGGGCCAGGCAACCTGCCCGGTGATGCCTGGCACGGCAGTGGACAAGGCGGCCGCCGAAGCCGCGGGCCTGTTCCGCGACTACCGCGGCCGACGGTATTGGTTCTGCTGCAAGGGATGTGGACCGCGGTTTGACCGTGACCCCGACAACTACGCAGGCGCGGCGTGA
- a CDS encoding metal-sensitive transcriptional regulator — translation MTHVDDADDCPASGSVNHGYITDKDKYLKRLKRIEGQARGISRMIEDERYCIDILTQADALTKALQSVALALLDDHLRHCVRDAAAAGGPAADAKLTEASEAIARLVRS, via the coding sequence ATGACTCACGTCGACGACGCTGATGACTGCCCGGCATCGGGTTCGGTGAACCACGGCTACATCACCGATAAAGACAAGTACCTCAAACGCTTGAAACGCATTGAGGGCCAAGCCCGCGGCATTAGCCGGATGATTGAGGACGAACGCTATTGCATCGACATCCTCACTCAAGCTGACGCGTTGACCAAAGCCCTGCAGAGCGTCGCGCTGGCCCTGCTCGACGACCATCTCCGACACTGCGTTCGAGACGCTGCAGCCGCCGGGGGACCGGCCGCTGACGCCAAACTCACCGAAGCATCCGAAGCCATCGCCCGACTCGTGCGGTCATGA
- a CDS encoding heavy metal translocating P-type ATPase, whose amino-acid sequence MTDHDEHAMATSHTGVHADHADHHGGEHGVHDTSVHHDSHADHGGHAGHGADHVAQFRKLFWINLIIAVPVIAFSTMFAMLLGYAVPDVPGGRWIAPLLGTVMYVVGGRPFLTGAISEIRSRTPGMMLLIGLAITVAFFASWGASLGLLHHELEFWWELALLIVIMLLGHWVEMRSLAQTTSALDSLAALLPDEAEKVDGERIITVSPADLQVGDLVVVRPGGSVPADGRIVDGRADMDESMVTGESRPVARGVGDAVTAGTVATDSGLRVEITATGDDTALAGIQRLVTEAQNSSSRAQRLADRAAGWLFWFALGTAAITAVAWAIVGDPDASVVRAITVLVIACPHALGLAIPLVVSIATERAARGGVLIKDRLALEGMRTVNAVLFDKTGTLTKGEPTVTAIEASGDLDDNTVLALAAAAEADSEHPLARAIVKAAEERGLSLPRASGFSSSPAVGVTATVEGHEIRVGGPRLLDEIGGQEVHAATSWRDEGAIILHVVRDGAVLGGLRLADEIRPESREAVDALHKLGVEVVMITGDAEAVALAVGHELGIDRVFAGVRPEDKASKVAALQQEGKKVAMVGDGVNDAPALAQADVGIAIGAGTDVAIASAGVILASSDPRSVLSVIELSRASYRKMQQNLWWGAGYNLIAVPLAAGVLAPIGFVLPMSVGAILMSLSTIVVALNAQLLRRLDLSPAASTRAVLDR is encoded by the coding sequence ATGACTGACCACGACGAGCACGCGATGGCGACATCGCACACCGGCGTGCACGCCGACCACGCCGACCACCACGGCGGCGAGCACGGCGTTCACGACACCAGCGTCCACCACGACAGCCATGCTGACCACGGGGGCCATGCCGGCCACGGCGCCGATCATGTTGCTCAGTTCAGGAAGCTGTTCTGGATCAACCTGATCATCGCTGTCCCGGTCATCGCGTTCTCGACCATGTTCGCCATGCTGCTCGGCTACGCAGTACCCGACGTCCCCGGCGGCCGCTGGATCGCGCCACTGCTGGGCACGGTCATGTACGTTGTCGGCGGTCGACCCTTCCTCACCGGCGCGATCAGCGAAATCCGTTCCCGCACCCCGGGAATGATGCTGCTCATCGGGCTAGCGATCACCGTCGCCTTCTTCGCCTCCTGGGGTGCGAGCCTGGGTCTGCTGCACCATGAACTGGAGTTCTGGTGGGAACTGGCGCTGCTGATCGTGATCATGCTGCTCGGCCATTGGGTCGAGATGCGCTCGCTGGCTCAGACCACCTCCGCACTGGACTCCCTGGCCGCCCTGCTTCCCGACGAGGCCGAGAAGGTCGACGGCGAGCGCATCATCACCGTCTCACCCGCCGACCTGCAGGTGGGGGATCTGGTGGTTGTGCGACCCGGTGGCAGCGTCCCCGCTGACGGCAGAATCGTCGACGGACGTGCGGACATGGACGAGTCGATGGTGACCGGTGAATCGCGGCCGGTGGCCCGCGGCGTCGGAGATGCGGTGACGGCCGGAACCGTGGCCACCGATTCCGGGTTGCGGGTCGAAATCACCGCCACCGGCGATGACACCGCCCTGGCGGGAATCCAGCGCCTGGTCACCGAGGCGCAGAATTCGTCCTCGCGAGCCCAGCGCCTCGCCGACCGAGCGGCCGGCTGGTTGTTCTGGTTTGCCCTGGGCACCGCCGCCATCACCGCCGTGGCGTGGGCGATTGTCGGAGACCCGGATGCGTCCGTCGTGCGGGCGATCACCGTGCTCGTCATCGCTTGCCCGCATGCGTTGGGATTAGCAATACCACTGGTGGTGTCGATCGCGACCGAGCGCGCCGCGCGGGGCGGCGTGCTGATCAAGGATCGCCTCGCGCTAGAAGGCATGCGCACCGTTAACGCCGTGCTCTTCGACAAAACCGGCACCCTGACCAAGGGGGAACCCACCGTGACCGCGATCGAGGCCAGCGGCGACCTCGACGACAACACCGTGCTCGCCTTGGCCGCCGCCGCCGAGGCCGACAGTGAACACCCCCTGGCACGGGCCATCGTGAAAGCCGCCGAGGAGCGGGGACTCAGCCTGCCGCGTGCCAGCGGCTTCTCATCGTCCCCGGCGGTGGGTGTGACCGCGACGGTGGAGGGCCACGAGATCCGGGTGGGCGGCCCCCGCCTGCTCGACGAGATCGGCGGACAGGAAGTTCACGCGGCGACCTCGTGGCGCGACGAGGGCGCGATCATCTTGCACGTCGTCCGCGACGGCGCTGTGCTCGGCGGCCTCCGCCTGGCCGACGAGATTCGCCCCGAGTCGCGCGAAGCGGTCGATGCGTTGCACAAGCTTGGCGTTGAAGTGGTCATGATCACCGGTGACGCTGAAGCGGTCGCTCTGGCGGTAGGTCACGAACTCGGCATAGATCGGGTGTTCGCCGGAGTACGCCCGGAAGATAAGGCATCGAAAGTTGCTGCGCTGCAACAGGAAGGCAAGAAGGTCGCCATGGTCGGCGATGGTGTCAACGATGCCCCCGCGTTGGCGCAAGCCGACGTTGGCATTGCGATCGGCGCCGGCACCGACGTCGCCATCGCCTCTGCCGGTGTCATCCTGGCCAGTTCCGACCCGCGCTCGGTGCTGTCGGTGATCGAACTGTCCCGTGCCAGCTACCGCAAGATGCAGCAGAACCTGTGGTGGGGGGCGGGCTACAACCTCATCGCAGTGCCCTTGGCTGCCGGTGTGCTCGCACCGATCGGGTTTGTACTGCCGATGTCAGTCGGCGCGATCCTGATGTCTCTGTCCACGATCGTCGTGGCGCTCAACGCGCAGCTGCTGCGCCGCCTCGACCTGAGCCCTGCGGCCAGCACACGCGCAGTCCTGGATCGCTGA
- a CDS encoding NAD(P)-binding oxidoreductase has product MQVRPVRPEMGVELIAGTPARINDIRAAALGTEAVISTLNNARASNNPWAKPISPPMFMTDPTRNVLTVMGEQNIRRIVINSTMGAGDDWARIGVMARLFINMSNIKAGFVDHSAVDAMVRASDTDWTLVRAVALTDKPANGPVRAAEAGTEKPGMRINRADLAAFLVDAVEQGSWIHRAPLAWNMRG; this is encoded by the coding sequence GTGCAGGTTCGCCCCGTGCGGCCCGAAATGGGCGTGGAACTGATCGCGGGCACACCCGCGCGTATCAACGACATTCGCGCGGCCGCCCTGGGTACCGAGGCGGTGATCAGTACCCTCAACAATGCGCGCGCCTCGAACAATCCCTGGGCCAAACCGATCAGCCCGCCGATGTTCATGACCGACCCGACCCGCAACGTCCTGACAGTGATGGGCGAGCAGAACATCCGTCGCATCGTGATCAACTCGACCATGGGCGCCGGCGACGACTGGGCCCGCATCGGCGTGATGGCAAGGCTTTTCATCAACATGTCCAACATCAAGGCCGGCTTCGTCGACCACAGCGCCGTCGATGCCATGGTGCGTGCCTCCGACACCGACTGGACGCTCGTCCGGGCAGTCGCGCTCACCGACAAGCCGGCCAACGGCCCCGTGCGGGCCGCGGAAGCCGGCACCGAAAAGCCGGGTATGCGGATCAACCGTGCCGACCTCGCTGCTTTCCTCGTGGATGCCGTCGAACAGGGCAGCTGGATCCACCGGGCTCCGCTTGCCTGGAATATGCGAGGTTGA
- a CDS encoding pyridoxamine 5'-phosphate oxidase family protein, with protein MPRKLTDDEITALLDSRPGWAILTTIDTDGFPHTVPLGYFRLGGDIVMGVRDSTRKVANVERNPTVSVMLEDGSTMADIRGVMFQGHARIVREAAETLELARHGARSRGVPESEWPTAPRPGATYIYVTPVRTLSWHYGDSTSDEA; from the coding sequence ATGCCGCGCAAACTCACCGACGACGAAATCACGGCGCTGCTCGACAGCCGTCCGGGCTGGGCGATCCTGACCACCATCGATACCGACGGATTTCCACACACCGTGCCGCTGGGATACTTCCGGCTGGGCGGCGACATCGTCATGGGTGTGCGAGATAGCACCCGCAAAGTGGCCAACGTCGAGCGCAATCCGACCGTGAGCGTCATGCTCGAAGACGGCTCCACCATGGCGGATATCCGCGGGGTGATGTTCCAAGGTCACGCCCGCATCGTTCGGGAAGCCGCCGAAACGCTGGAGCTCGCACGGCACGGTGCCCGGTCGCGTGGCGTGCCGGAGTCCGAGTGGCCGACCGCCCCGCGACCGGGCGCCACCTACATCTACGTGACCCCCGTACGAACCCTGTCCTGGCATTACGGCGACTCGACGTCGGACGAGGCCTAG
- a CDS encoding SDR family NAD(P)-dependent oxidoreductase, whose product MSRRWFVTGGTPGNFGMAFAEAALEAGDLVVLTSRRPQEFATWAQQYGDRVLVVPLDVTDTAQVAEAVRAAEERFGGIDVLVNNAGRGWFGSIEGMDEPAVRSMFELNFFAVLSVTRAVLPGMRARGTGWIVNVSSVAGLVSAVGFGYYSATKFAIEAVTDALRDEVAAQGISVLTVEPGAFRTNAYAGFADEPVSEPISEYHDMLKQVQATFVQMGGAQPGDPRRGARAVIAAMGHDSPPRRLVLGNGGYDAVVDTLEQSLADIRKNETLSRSADFPERSSAG is encoded by the coding sequence ATGAGCAGGCGGTGGTTCGTCACCGGTGGCACGCCCGGCAACTTCGGGATGGCGTTCGCCGAGGCTGCACTTGAGGCGGGTGACCTCGTGGTGCTGACCTCCCGGCGGCCGCAGGAATTCGCGACCTGGGCTCAGCAGTACGGCGACCGCGTGCTGGTGGTCCCGCTCGATGTGACCGACACCGCGCAGGTCGCCGAGGCGGTGCGGGCCGCCGAGGAGCGCTTCGGCGGTATCGACGTGCTGGTCAACAATGCCGGCCGCGGTTGGTTCGGATCGATCGAGGGCATGGATGAGCCCGCGGTGCGGTCGATGTTCGAGCTGAACTTCTTCGCGGTGCTGTCGGTGACCCGGGCGGTGCTGCCGGGGATGCGTGCCCGCGGCACCGGGTGGATCGTCAACGTGTCCTCGGTGGCCGGGCTCGTGTCGGCAGTCGGATTCGGCTACTACAGCGCGACGAAGTTCGCCATCGAAGCCGTCACCGACGCGCTGCGCGACGAGGTAGCCGCACAGGGCATTTCCGTACTGACGGTCGAACCGGGCGCGTTCCGCACCAACGCCTACGCCGGCTTCGCCGACGAGCCGGTTTCGGAGCCGATTTCGGAGTACCACGACATGCTGAAGCAGGTCCAGGCCACTTTCGTGCAGATGGGCGGGGCGCAGCCCGGCGATCCGCGCCGCGGCGCCCGTGCGGTCATCGCGGCGATGGGACACGACTCCCCGCCGCGACGCCTGGTCCTGGGCAATGGCGGATATGACGCCGTGGTCGATACTCTGGAGCAGAGCCTCGCCGATATCCGGAAGAACGAAACGCTTTCTCGTAGTGCGGATTTCCCAGAACGGTCGAGCGCGGGGTGA
- a CDS encoding nuclear transport factor 2 family protein has product MTALDAREAGRVLATLTPDAVVTDEGHDYTGAEEIGAWVATAASEYTYTTEFTGATPTDAGVDVGQHLEGNFPGGVADLHYRFTLDGAAISRVVIEP; this is encoded by the coding sequence ATGACCGCACTCGATGCCCGAGAGGCGGGCCGGGTGCTCGCCACACTGACACCCGATGCCGTCGTGACGGACGAGGGCCACGACTACACGGGCGCCGAGGAGATCGGGGCCTGGGTGGCCACCGCAGCCAGCGAGTACACCTACACCACCGAATTCACCGGCGCGACCCCCACCGACGCCGGCGTCGACGTCGGGCAGCACCTGGAGGGCAACTTCCCCGGCGGAGTGGCCGACCTGCACTACCGGTTCACCCTCGACGGCGCCGCGATCAGTCGGGTGGTGATCGAGCCATGA